Proteins found in one Campylobacter lari genomic segment:
- the xseB gene encoding exodeoxyribonuclease VII small subunit: protein MEFEDHIKQAELSLEKLNDKDLDLKTCVEIYKEGLKSIKQARIMLENAKLEIEQVDE from the coding sequence ATGGAATTTGAAGATCACATCAAACAAGCTGAGCTTTCTTTGGAAAAACTTAATGATAAAGATTTGGACCTTAAAACCTGCGTAGAAATTTACAAAGAAGGCTTAAAAAGTATCAAACAAGCAAGAATTATGCTTGAAAATGCTAAATTAGAAATCGAGCAAGTAGATGAGTAG
- a CDS encoding SIR2 family NAD-dependent protein deacylase yields MKQVMILSGAGLSAPSGIKTFRASGGLWEEHDVMEVCSATGFRKNPKKVLEFYNKRRKELASVKPNYAHKIIALLKQKFPKQISILTQNVDDLLERAGCEEVVHLHGFLPELRCLECENIFNIGYENSDDKICPKCQSKSVRHNIVMFEEMAPNYKILYEKLQNCDLFVCIGTSGQVLPVGEYARVCKQSILNNLDEDKYLESNFTKVYIEDVCTAIDKIKIDIENFLEEKC; encoded by the coding sequence ATGAAACAAGTGATGATTTTAAGTGGAGCAGGTTTGTCTGCTCCAAGTGGTATAAAGACTTTTAGAGCTAGTGGTGGGTTATGGGAAGAGCATGATGTGATGGAAGTTTGCTCTGCAACTGGCTTTAGAAAAAATCCTAAAAAAGTTTTAGAATTTTATAATAAAAGAAGAAAAGAACTAGCTAGTGTTAAGCCAAATTATGCGCATAAAATCATCGCTTTATTAAAACAAAAATTTCCAAAACAAATTAGCATTTTAACACAAAATGTAGATGATTTATTAGAGCGAGCAGGCTGTGAAGAAGTAGTGCATTTACATGGCTTTTTACCCGAACTTAGGTGTTTAGAGTGTGAAAATATTTTTAACATAGGCTATGAAAATAGTGATGATAAAATTTGTCCTAAATGTCAAAGCAAAAGTGTAAGGCACAATATCGTGATGTTTGAAGAAATGGCACCAAATTATAAAATTTTATATGAAAAATTACAAAATTGTGATTTATTTGTATGTATAGGCACAAGTGGGCAGGTTTTACCCGTGGGAGAGTATGCAAGAGTATGTAAGCAAAGCATATTAAACAATCTTGATGAGGATAAATATTTAGAAAGCAATTTTACTAAAGTTTATATAGAAGATGTTTGCACAGCCATTGATAAAATCAAAATCGATATAGAAAATTTCTTGGAAGAAAAATGTTAG
- a CDS encoding LysE family transporter — translation MLEVILQGIVLGMGVAVPFGPVNILILNTALSSFKNAFCVGLGALSADILFLILINLGLLSFANNEFFYKILAVFGFFFLSFMVFLMLRKTRKVDLNKVNKTHPLKGFSKGFFLNVTNPYVIGFWVSVAGLSMQSKNSFALLFGLVGFIVFWIFTLSFFVSKFKALVKNKHIFYINLFSAFILEYFALSMLYKAFIG, via the coding sequence ATGTTAGAAGTAATCTTACAAGGTATAGTTTTAGGTATGGGTGTTGCTGTGCCTTTTGGACCCGTAAATATTTTGATCTTAAATACTGCTTTGTCTTCTTTTAAAAATGCTTTTTGTGTTGGACTTGGTGCTTTAAGTGCTGATATACTTTTTTTGATTTTGATTAATCTTGGGCTTTTAAGCTTTGCAAATAATGAATTTTTTTATAAAATACTAGCAGTTTTTGGCTTTTTCTTTTTGAGTTTTATGGTGTTTTTAATGCTAAGAAAAACAAGAAAAGTCGATCTTAACAAGGTAAATAAAACACATCCTTTAAAGGGTTTTAGCAAAGGATTTTTCTTAAATGTTACAAATCCTTATGTTATAGGTTTTTGGGTGAGTGTAGCAGGACTTAGTATGCAGAGTAAAAACTCTTTTGCCTTGCTTTTTGGTTTGGTAGGTTTTATTGTGTTTTGGATTTTTACTCTATCGTTTTTTGTGTCTAAATTCAAAGCCCTTGTGAAAAATAAACATATATTTTACATTAATCTTTTTTCAGCATTTATTTTAGAGTATTTTGCTCTTTCTATGCTGTATAAAGCTTTTATAGGATAA
- a CDS encoding LTA synthase family protein, producing MAVIFSIFCFYLNIKILSLKLETIKVRLVFFCFINILLIYAYIVALRGHFTYNALRASSYEFSTIKAFNEISTNPLMAFSWAYKEYKNQQEIKSVDIKQLNQLEEKLFPMFDTTLTHQNHAKNHIYINIMESFGLNLAEFSTENTNLLGNLKKHFEQDIVFARFLSSANNTIESFNRLIFLSPNIISNGLYQKEKLAFTPLQIYKNAGYKIVFVYSGNASWYNLGNYFKNQGVDEVIDENTLMQDFPQAKKTKHKYGIADEFMYKKIYSIFENATNPTLVISLSISTHRPYIHKSKTQLINENALNEKVLNQFIISDSIGALNAYAYANDEFGKFLDCIKESSFRENIIVAATGDHRFRDIKMDIKSQKAFAYSVPFYLYLPKSLKNDIYYDKNRVGSHKDIFPTLYNLTLSNTKYLSLGGRNMLAPIKNEKLEFGFNELVWIDQNGVYDGNNGYYFENNTSIKDTNKAFELDLYHKNFSKKYKELFQKQLNYRLVNLKISNDSD from the coding sequence TTGGCTGTAATTTTTAGTATATTTTGTTTTTATCTTAATATTAAAATTCTTAGCTTAAAACTAGAGACTATTAAAGTAAGACTAGTATTTTTTTGTTTTATAAACATTTTGCTAATTTATGCTTATATTGTAGCGCTAAGAGGACATTTTACTTATAATGCATTAAGAGCTTCAAGCTATGAATTTAGCACTATAAAAGCTTTTAATGAAATTTCTACAAATCCTTTAATGGCTTTTTCATGGGCATATAAAGAGTATAAAAATCAACAAGAAATTAAAAGCGTAGATATAAAACAGCTAAATCAACTAGAAGAAAAACTTTTTCCTATGTTTGATACTACTTTGACACATCAAAATCATGCTAAAAATCATATTTATATTAATATCATGGAAAGCTTTGGTTTAAATTTAGCTGAGTTTAGCACTGAAAATACTAATCTTTTGGGAAATTTAAAAAAGCACTTTGAGCAAGATATTGTTTTTGCTAGATTTTTATCTAGTGCAAACAATACCATAGAAAGTTTTAATCGTTTAATTTTTTTAAGCCCAAATATTATTTCAAATGGATTGTATCAAAAAGAAAAATTAGCCTTTACACCTTTGCAAATTTATAAAAATGCAGGGTATAAAATAGTTTTTGTTTATAGTGGTAATGCTTCTTGGTATAATCTTGGAAATTATTTTAAAAATCAAGGCGTAGATGAAGTTATAGATGAAAATACACTTATGCAAGATTTTCCACAAGCTAAAAAAACAAAACATAAATATGGTATAGCTGATGAGTTTATGTATAAAAAAATATATTCTATTTTTGAAAATGCTACAAATCCTACGCTTGTTATTTCTCTTAGTATTTCCACTCATAGACCTTATATACACAAAAGCAAAACACAACTTATTAACGAGAATGCTTTAAATGAAAAGGTATTAAATCAATTTATTATCAGTGATTCTATAGGTGCTTTAAATGCTTATGCGTATGCAAATGATGAATTTGGAAAATTTTTAGATTGCATAAAAGAAAGTAGTTTTAGGGAAAATATTATTGTTGCTGCTACAGGTGATCATAGATTTAGAGATATTAAAATGGATATAAAATCCCAAAAAGCTTTTGCTTATAGCGTGCCTTTTTATTTGTATCTTCCAAAGTCTTTGAAAAATGATATTTATTATGATAAAAATCGTGTGGGTTCGCATAAGGATATTTTTCCAACACTTTATAATCTTACTCTTAGCAACACAAAGTATTTAAGCCTAGGTGGAAGAAATATGTTAGCACCTATAAAAAATGAAAAATTAGAATTTGGTTTTAATGAGCTTGTTTGGATTGATCAAAATGGAGTGTATGATGGAAATAATGGTTATTATTTTGAAAATAATACTAGCATAAAAGATACAAATAAAGCTTTTGAGTTAGATTTATATCATAAAAATTTTTCAAAAAAATATAAAGAGTTATTTCAAAAGCAATTAAATTATAGACTAGTCAATCTCAAAATATCAAATGATAGTGATTAG
- the gatA gene encoding Asp-tRNA(Asn)/Glu-tRNA(Gln) amidotransferase subunit GatA encodes MVTLKEALKFSNEELENLKKELNEKAYQQKHLGAYVEQFLNKDLNTSGVGVPVAIKDNISVKDWELTCGSKILQGYVAPYDASAIVNLRKNNFAPFGRCNMDEFAMGSTSATSFYGKTLNPLDNAKVPGGSSGGSATAVAAGIALASLGSDTGGSVRQPAAFCGCVGFKPSYGRVSRYGLAAYSSSLDQIGVLTQNVEDAAILYDAIAGYDEKDSTSANIVFEPTAPKLNANKKLKIAVIKNYVEQTNDDVKQALLKTIDMLKANGHEIVYKDLMDSTFDVAAYYIIAAAEASANLSRYDGVRYGRRSEKCDNLSQMYVNSRSEGFGEEVKRRILLGTFVLSSGYYDAYYIKAQKARRFIKQKYEEILNDCDLIFMPVAPSVAFGFNDIKTPVQMYLEDVFTISVNLAGLGGISVPVAKNENGLNISAQLICKAYDEQTLLDGALSLEEMIKNK; translated from the coding sequence ATGGTAACTTTAAAAGAAGCTTTAAAATTTTCAAATGAAGAATTAGAAAATCTAAAAAAAGAATTAAATGAAAAAGCATATCAGCAAAAGCATTTAGGTGCTTATGTAGAGCAGTTTTTAAATAAAGACTTAAACACTTCAGGTGTTGGTGTACCAGTAGCTATAAAAGATAATATCAGTGTAAAAGATTGGGAATTGACTTGTGGTTCTAAAATTTTACAAGGCTATGTAGCTCCTTATGATGCAAGTGCTATTGTAAATTTACGCAAAAATAATTTTGCTCCATTTGGAAGATGTAATATGGATGAGTTTGCTATGGGAAGTACGAGTGCGACTTCTTTTTATGGTAAGACTTTAAATCCGCTTGATAATGCTAAAGTCCCAGGTGGAAGTAGCGGTGGAAGTGCTACTGCTGTTGCTGCTGGGATAGCTTTGGCAAGTTTAGGTTCAGATACGGGTGGTTCGGTAAGACAGCCTGCTGCTTTTTGTGGTTGTGTTGGGTTTAAACCAAGCTATGGAAGAGTTAGTAGGTATGGTTTAGCAGCGTATTCTTCAAGTCTTGATCAAATTGGAGTTTTAACACAAAATGTTGAAGATGCTGCAATTTTATATGATGCTATTGCAGGTTATGATGAAAAAGATAGCACAAGTGCAAACATAGTTTTTGAACCAACCGCGCCAAAGCTAAATGCAAATAAAAAGCTAAAAATAGCTGTTATTAAAAACTATGTAGAGCAAACCAATGATGATGTAAAACAAGCCTTATTAAAAACCATAGATATGCTAAAGGCAAATGGCCATGAGATTGTTTATAAAGACTTAATGGATTCTACATTTGATGTTGCAGCTTATTATATCATAGCAGCAGCTGAAGCAAGTGCAAATTTAAGTCGTTATGATGGTGTAAGATATGGCAGAAGAAGCGAAAAATGTGATAATCTTAGTCAAATGTATGTAAATAGTAGAAGTGAGGGTTTTGGAGAGGAAGTAAAAAGAAGAATTTTACTAGGAACCTTTGTTTTAAGTAGTGGGTATTATGATGCATACTATATCAAAGCACAAAAGGCTAGAAGATTTATCAAGCAAAAATATGAAGAAATTTTAAATGATTGTGATTTGATTTTTATGCCTGTTGCTCCAAGCGTTGCTTTTGGTTTTAATGATATTAAAACCCCAGTGCAAATGTATTTAGAAGATGTATTTACTATTTCAGTGAATTTAGCAGGACTTGGTGGTATTAGTGTGCCAGTGGCAAAAAATGAAAACGGACTTAACATTTCTGCTCAACTTATTTGCAAGGCTTATGATGAACAAACTTTATTAGATGGTGCTTTAAGCTTGGAAGAAATGATCAAAAACAAATAA
- the murC gene encoding UDP-N-acetylmuramate--L-alanine ligase, which yields MQKIHFIGIGGIGISALARFLKEQGFKISGSDIKESKITKELEKEDIDIKIPHYKDNVKDVDLVVYSAAIKEDNEELISAKKQNITTLSRKEALPMILKDKRVFAVAGAHGKSTTSSILASLIEASVIIGAVLKESGTNMLYKESENLIFEADESDSSFLNSNPYLAIVTNVEAEHLDHYGNDLARLHKAYEDFLHLSKIQVINAEDEFLSSLNLNNAKKLYPSKDITNIYMKVENFKPKTYFTLKDLGEFSVFGMGEHVAMDAALAILAASEFVNIEELKTKLLKYQGIKKRFDILFANENMALIDDYGHHPTEIKTTLKAASEYARLAGYKKIIAIFEPHRYTRLSANIEYFSKVLANVDELYILPVYAAGETKIEINMQKYFPKAKFIKEIKREESAIYLDDELIENGLVIGFGAGDISTKLRGKYV from the coding sequence ATGCAAAAAATTCATTTTATAGGTATAGGTGGTATTGGAATTTCAGCTTTGGCGAGATTTTTAAAAGAGCAAGGCTTTAAAATCAGTGGTTCTGATATCAAAGAAAGTAAAATCACAAAAGAATTAGAAAAAGAAGATATAGATATAAAAATTCCTCATTATAAAGACAATGTCAAAGATGTGGATTTAGTGGTGTATTCAGCTGCTATCAAAGAAGACAATGAAGAATTAATCAGCGCAAAAAAACAAAACATCACAACACTTTCAAGAAAAGAAGCCTTACCTATGATTTTAAAAGACAAAAGAGTTTTTGCAGTTGCGGGAGCTCATGGTAAAAGCACGACTTCAAGCATTTTAGCAAGCTTGATAGAAGCTTCTGTGATTATTGGTGCAGTGTTAAAAGAAAGTGGCACTAATATGCTTTATAAAGAAAGTGAAAATCTCATCTTTGAAGCTGATGAGAGCGATAGTTCTTTTTTAAATTCAAATCCTTATTTAGCTATAGTGACTAATGTTGAAGCAGAACATTTAGATCATTATGGAAACGATCTTGCAAGATTACATAAAGCTTATGAAGACTTTTTGCATTTGTCTAAAATTCAAGTGATTAATGCTGAAGATGAGTTTTTATCAAGTTTAAATTTAAATAACGCTAAAAAGCTTTACCCAAGTAAAGATATCACAAATATTTATATGAAAGTAGAAAATTTTAAGCCAAAAACCTATTTTACGCTTAAAGATTTAGGTGAATTTAGTGTTTTTGGTATGGGTGAGCATGTAGCGATGGACGCTGCTTTGGCTATTTTGGCTGCGAGTGAATTTGTAAATATAGAAGAGCTAAAAACTAAGCTTTTAAAATATCAAGGGATTAAAAAAAGATTTGATATTTTATTTGCAAATGAAAATATGGCTTTGATTGATGATTATGGACACCATCCAACAGAAATCAAAACAACACTTAAAGCAGCAAGTGAGTATGCAAGGCTAGCTGGATATAAAAAAATCATAGCTATTTTTGAGCCTCATCGTTATACACGTTTAAGCGCAAATATAGAGTATTTTAGTAAAGTTTTAGCAAATGTTGATGAGCTTTATATTTTACCTGTGTATGCAGCAGGGGAAACTAAAATAGAAATTAATATGCAAAAATACTTTCCAAAAGCCAAATTTATAAAAGAAATTAAAAGAGAAGAAAGTGCTATTTATCTTGATGATGAGTTGATTGAAAATGGCTTAGTAATTGGCTTTGGTGCGGGAGATATAAGCACAAAGCTTAGGGGTAAGTATGTTTAA
- a CDS encoding endonuclease MutS2, which translates to MQEQFFKKLDLDGYIEDFRGLFARDKEIFLQGDSKLHYKRINELSLIDFNPPPMTEELNSALTHLSKQGILHLSQSFEFIKICMYFRYLKGLKFEESLKEWLLKIEIPQAILELFEYFDEKGEIKESVDERLVNLNLALKMKKESLVAEFKKLTYTKSLSAYLIDTQIHLINGMEALLLRGGFNHVLKAKIIGRSSGGGFYVVPLSVEKIQSQIDEIKDTKEEIFYEYAKKISLIFYKNLMFLKFINNAFDLFDHYSARVLMAKKHDYEFVLADSSNNLSLYNFAHPALKNAKSVNIEFNKKVLIITGVNAGGKSMLLKGILSAALLAKHLLPMKINAQKSQIGNFKEFDAILEDPQNVKNDISTFAGRMLHFSKLLGKKNVLLGVDEIELGTDFEEAACLYTELISKLLEQDNKIIITTHHKRLAMLLAKNSQVELIAALYDEELSRPKYEFLKGTIGKSYAFETALRYGISANLVQNAKKLYGEDKENLEEMVSKNINLELSLRKKNQELEKKEAKVDEILLSLKDQKEKNDQEFKKLISNLEFKYHKAIEEAKKTINLKDIKEKQRSLNKANELKKSIALPSMEQNEELRVGDFVKYEKIKGKITAISKNDAMIQSDGLSLRVSLKLLKKSNQTPTQKVKSSVSITRPSALNMTLDLHGLRSDEALERLDKFISDALIVGFDEVIVYHGIGTGKLAFAVKEFLKAHKSVKSFNDAPINQGGFGAKVVKL; encoded by the coding sequence ATGCAAGAGCAATTTTTTAAAAAGCTAGATTTAGATGGCTATATAGAAGACTTTAGGGGACTTTTTGCAAGAGATAAAGAAATTTTTTTACAAGGTGATAGCAAGCTTCATTATAAAAGGATTAACGAGCTTTCGCTGATTGATTTTAATCCTCCGCCTATGACAGAAGAGTTAAATAGTGCTTTAACTCATCTTAGCAAGCAAGGAATTTTACATTTAAGTCAAAGCTTTGAATTTATTAAAATCTGTATGTATTTTAGATACTTAAAGGGCTTAAAATTTGAAGAAAGCTTAAAAGAATGGCTTTTAAAAATAGAAATTCCACAGGCTATTTTAGAACTTTTTGAGTATTTTGATGAAAAGGGTGAGATTAAAGAAAGTGTTGATGAAAGACTTGTTAATCTAAATTTAGCTCTAAAAATGAAAAAAGAAAGCTTGGTAGCTGAGTTTAAAAAACTTACCTATACTAAAAGTCTTAGTGCGTATTTAATCGATACTCAAATCCATCTTATCAATGGTATGGAAGCTTTGCTTTTACGCGGTGGGTTTAATCATGTCTTAAAAGCAAAAATCATAGGTAGAAGTAGTGGTGGTGGATTTTATGTGGTGCCTTTGAGTGTAGAAAAAATCCAAAGTCAAATAGATGAAATCAAAGATACCAAAGAAGAAATTTTTTATGAATATGCTAAAAAAATCAGCTTGATTTTTTATAAAAATTTGATGTTTTTGAAATTTATCAATAATGCTTTTGATTTATTTGATCATTATAGCGCTAGAGTTTTGATGGCTAAAAAACATGATTATGAGTTTGTTTTAGCTGATAGTTCTAATAATTTAAGTTTATACAACTTCGCACATCCGGCTTTAAAAAATGCAAAAAGCGTTAATATAGAGTTTAATAAAAAAGTTTTAATCATTACAGGTGTAAATGCGGGTGGTAAGTCTATGCTTTTAAAAGGAATTTTAAGTGCAGCTTTACTTGCAAAGCATTTGCTTCCTATGAAGATTAATGCACAAAAAAGCCAAATAGGCAATTTCAAAGAATTTGATGCGATTTTAGAAGATCCACAAAATGTAAAAAACGATATTTCTACTTTTGCAGGAAGAATGTTGCATTTTTCTAAGCTTTTGGGTAAGAAAAATGTTTTATTAGGAGTTGATGAGATAGAGCTTGGGACAGATTTTGAGGAAGCTGCGTGTTTATATACTGAGCTTATTTCTAAGCTTTTAGAGCAAGATAATAAAATCATCATCACAACCCACCACAAACGCCTTGCTATGCTTTTGGCCAAAAATTCACAAGTTGAACTCATCGCTGCTTTGTATGATGAGGAATTATCGCGCCCAAAATATGAGTTTTTAAAAGGCACTATAGGTAAATCTTATGCATTTGAAACGGCTTTAAGATATGGCATAAGTGCAAATTTAGTGCAAAATGCTAAAAAGCTATATGGCGAAGATAAAGAAAATTTAGAAGAAATGGTAAGTAAAAATATCAATCTTGAACTTTCTTTACGTAAGAAAAATCAAGAACTTGAGAAAAAAGAAGCCAAAGTAGATGAAATTTTACTTTCACTCAAAGATCAAAAAGAAAAAAACGATCAAGAATTTAAAAAGCTTATTTCTAATTTAGAATTTAAATATCACAAAGCCATAGAAGAAGCTAAAAAAACGATAAATCTAAAAGATATCAAAGAAAAACAAAGAAGTTTAAACAAAGCCAATGAGCTTAAAAAAAGCATTGCTTTACCAAGTATGGAGCAAAATGAAGAACTTAGAGTTGGGGATTTTGTAAAATATGAAAAAATCAAAGGTAAAATCACTGCAATTTCAAAAAATGATGCGATGATTCAAAGTGATGGTTTGAGTTTGCGTGTGTCTTTAAAGCTTCTTAAAAAAAGCAATCAAACCCCAACACAAAAGGTAAAATCAAGTGTTAGTATAACTCGCCCAAGTGCTTTAAATATGACTTTAGATTTACACGGCTTAAGAAGCGATGAGGCGCTTGAAAGACTTGATAAATTTATCTCTGATGCTTTGATAGTGGGTTTTGATGAGGTGATAGTTTATCATGGTATAGGCACAGGAAAATTAGCTTTTGCGGTAAAAGAGTTTTTAAAAGCTCACAAAAGTGTAAAAAGCTTTAATGATGCGCCAATTAATCAAGGTGGTTTTGGCGCTAAGGTGGTTAAGCTTTAA
- a CDS encoding carbon-nitrogen hydrolase family protein: MSSVVALQFPTLALSESRLDYYLKAAKESGANLVVLGEYVLNSFFSELKTMPKSMIKEQSQSKKASLIKLAKKYELNIIAPFISVENDGLKKLCLKVSPQNVKVYEQQILMPYTHWNEEKFFSNKKTDKLKLFAFTYEDLKCALLFGFEAHFDIFWQMIMKKKIDLVIIPTASTFESNQRWLELLKTRAFLNSTSILRVNRIGNLKQENDWKFYGDSFFINAFGEVQEQLGDQEEMLVVEVSKANEARNLWGFDKLIKNYEE; encoded by the coding sequence ATGAGTAGTGTTGTAGCTTTACAATTTCCAACTTTGGCTTTGAGTGAATCAAGGCTTGATTATTATCTAAAAGCCGCTAAGGAAAGTGGCGCGAATTTGGTGGTTTTAGGCGAGTATGTTTTAAATAGCTTTTTTAGTGAGCTTAAAACTATGCCAAAAAGTATGATTAAAGAACAAAGTCAAAGCAAAAAAGCAAGCTTGATAAAACTTGCTAAAAAGTATGAATTAAATATCATTGCGCCTTTTATAAGCGTAGAAAATGATGGCTTAAAAAAATTATGTTTAAAAGTAAGCCCACAAAATGTAAAAGTTTATGAGCAACAAATTTTAATGCCTTATACACACTGGAATGAAGAAAAATTTTTTAGCAATAAAAAAACTGATAAGCTTAAACTTTTTGCTTTTACGTATGAGGACTTAAAATGTGCTTTGCTTTTTGGTTTTGAAGCACATTTTGATATCTTTTGGCAAATGATTATGAAAAAAAAGATAGATTTAGTCATCATTCCCACAGCTAGTACTTTTGAAAGCAATCAAAGATGGCTAGAACTTTTAAAAACAAGAGCTTTTTTAAACTCAACAAGTATTTTAAGAGTTAATCGCATAGGCAATTTAAAGCAAGAAAATGATTGGAAATTTTATGGAGATAGCTTTTTTATTAATGCTTTTGGGGAAGTGCAAGAGCAACTCGGTGATCAAGAAGAAATGCTTGTAGTGGAAGTTAGTAAAGCAAATGAAGCTAGAAATTTATGGGGCTTTGATAAGCTTATAAAAAATTACGAAGAATAA
- the guaB gene encoding IMP dehydrogenase, with product MKIIKRALTFEDVLLVPQYSEVLPKEVDIKTRLTKNITLNMPLISAAMDTVTEHRAAIMMARLGGIGVIHKNMDVASQVREIKRVKKSESGVIMDPIYIGPKASVKEALDLMAEYRISGVPVVDENKTLIGILTNRDLRFETNFDNLVENVMTKMPLITAKKGSTLDDAERIFSTNKVEKLPIVDENNHLEGLITIKDLKKRKEYPNSNKDAYGRLRVAAAVGVGQLDRVKALVEAEVDVIVMDSAHGHSKGIIDTLKAIKAEFNVDVIVGNVASAKAVKDLCEAGADAIKIGIGPGSICTTRIVSGVGVPQISAIDECAIEASKYGVPVIADGGIKYSGDIAKAIAAGASSVMIGSLLAGTDESPGELFTYQGRQYKSYRGMGSLGAMQKGSSDRYFQEGTAQDKLVPEGIEGRVPYVGSIKSVVHQLLGGLRSSMGYVGAVDIKAFQERAEFVEITAAGLKESHVHDVTITAEAPNYKVSN from the coding sequence ATGAAAATCATCAAACGCGCTTTAACTTTTGAAGATGTTTTGCTGGTTCCTCAATATTCTGAGGTTTTACCTAAGGAAGTAGATATCAAAACAAGGCTTACAAAAAATATTACTTTGAATATGCCTTTAATTTCAGCTGCTATGGATACGGTTACTGAGCATAGAGCAGCTATCATGATGGCAAGACTTGGTGGCATAGGGGTAATCCATAAAAATATGGATGTAGCTTCGCAAGTTAGAGAGATAAAAAGAGTTAAAAAAAGTGAAAGTGGCGTGATTATGGATCCTATTTATATAGGACCTAAAGCAAGTGTGAAAGAAGCATTAGATCTTATGGCTGAATATAGAATTTCAGGAGTTCCTGTGGTAGATGAGAATAAAACTCTAATAGGAATTTTAACTAATCGCGATTTGAGATTTGAAACTAATTTTGATAATCTAGTGGAAAATGTAATGACAAAAATGCCTTTGATTACTGCTAAAAAGGGCTCTACTTTAGATGATGCAGAAAGGATTTTTTCCACCAATAAAGTAGAAAAACTTCCTATTGTGGATGAAAATAACCACTTAGAGGGCTTAATCACTATAAAAGATTTAAAAAAACGTAAAGAATATCCAAATTCAAATAAAGATGCATATGGAAGATTAAGAGTGGCTGCAGCTGTGGGTGTGGGTCAGCTTGATCGTGTAAAGGCTTTAGTGGAAGCTGAAGTTGATGTTATAGTAATGGATAGTGCGCATGGGCATTCTAAAGGGATTATTGATACATTAAAAGCAATTAAGGCTGAATTTAATGTAGATGTGATAGTAGGAAATGTTGCAAGTGCTAAAGCGGTTAAAGATCTGTGTGAGGCAGGCGCAGATGCGATTAAAATAGGTATAGGACCTGGTAGTATTTGTACTACACGCATTGTTTCAGGTGTGGGTGTGCCTCAAATTTCAGCTATAGATGAATGTGCGATAGAAGCAAGTAAATACGGTGTGCCAGTAATCGCTGATGGGGGTATAAAATACTCAGGTGATATAGCAAAAGCTATTGCAGCAGGAGCAAGTAGTGTGATGATAGGTTCACTTTTAGCAGGAACTGATGAGAGCCCAGGTGAGTTATTTACTTATCAAGGAAGACAATATAAGAGTTATCGTGGTATGGGAAGTTTGGGTGCTATGCAAAAAGGTAGTTCAGATAGATACTTCCAAGAAGGTACAGCTCAAGATAAACTTGTGCCAGAAGGTATTGAAGGTAGGGTGCCTTATGTGGGAAGTATAAAAAGTGTAGTGCATCAACTTTTAGGCGGGCTTAGATCTTCTATGGGTTATGTAGGTGCAGTAGATATCAAAGCTTTTCAAGAAAGAGCTGAATTTGTAGAAATTACCGCAGCAGGGTTAAAGGAAAGCCATGTGCATGATGTAACTATCACTGCTGAAGCACCAAATTACAAGGTAAGTAATTAA